A single genomic interval of Malania oleifera isolate guangnan ecotype guangnan chromosome 11, ASM2987363v1, whole genome shotgun sequence harbors:
- the LOC131143494 gene encoding sigma factor binding protein 1, chloroplastic-like → MDTALRNVQQRRATKPPKPKKKPIKVVYISNPRRVETSASEFRALVQELTGQDAELPDPGKFSEADDDVGSHRAVPEAAKVPGDDHALLGVPSGDPGGGPEIPENSDLSFEPYDDVFVPYMTDNFGGSLPSSVVYESSQVDHMLRSFDAV, encoded by the coding sequence ATGGATACAGCACTACGTAATGTTCAACAAAGGAGAGCAACAAAACCGCCAAAGCCCAAGAAGAAACCAATCAAGGTGGTGTACATCTCCAACCCCAGGAGGGTGGAGACGAGTGCCTCGGAGTTTAGGGCCTTGGTGCAAGAACTCACGGGCCAAGATGCCGAATTGCCCGACCCGGGGAAGTTTTCGGAGGCCGACGACGATGTCGGCAGCCACCGGGCCGTGCCGGAGGCGGCCAAAGTACCTGGGGATGATCATGCTTTATTAGGGGTTCCAAGTGGGGACCCTGGCGGCGGCCCGGAGATACCGGAGAACTCCGATCTTTCGTTCGAGCCGTACGACGATGTTTTCGTGCCCTATATGACGGATAATTTTGGGGGATCATTGCCTTCAAGTGTGGTGTATGAAAGCTCCCAAGTTGATCATATGCTCAGAAGCTTCGATGCAGTGTAA